Sequence from the Fusobacteriaceae bacterium genome:
ATCAGGCACTCGGGCAGTTTCGCCGGACAGCTGTTTCTGCGGAGCGCCGACCGGGCGGAGCGGGTCTGGGCGGCCATGAAGCTCAGGGGTTACGGCGGAAAAACTCCAGCGCGGCCTCGCTTGGGGCTTGGACGAAGGGACATGATTTATTTCGTCCTGGTTTGCGTTTTTTGTCTCATTTTCCGCTTTTGGGATCTAACCGGCGCCGTTGGTGCGCTTTTCGGGGGGAAGTGATGCTGACCATTGAACATCTGTCGGTAACCTATCCCGACGGGACCCGGGCCATTTCCGATTTCAATCTGACCGTAAGCGAAGGGGAGATCGCGGGGATCATCGGCAATAACGGCGCGGGCAAGACTTCGCTTTTCCTTTCCCTTGTGGGGATACTCCCTGCGGAGGGGGAAGTCGTGGCGGCCGGGCTGCGGCTTGAGAAAAAGAATCTGGAGGCGCTCCGGCGGAAGGTGGGTTTCGTATTCCAGGACCCCGACGATCAGCTGTTTATGCCCGACATCTACGAGGATATAGCCTTCGGACCGCGTTCGGCGGGTCTCCCCGAAGAGGAAGTCCGGGAAAAAGTGGCGCGGATCCTCAAAGAACTCGGTATCGAGCATTTGGCGCAACGCTCGCCGCTGAAGCTCTCCAACGGGGAAAAGCGCATGGCGGCCATTGCCACGGCCCTCGTGTCGGACCCCGAAATCCTTCTTTTGGATGAACCGACGGCCTTTCTCGATCCCGGGGCCAGGCGCAGACTGCTGTCGTTTCTGAAGACGCTCCGGCATACGATCCTTGTGGCGAGTCACGATATACCCTTTGTGGAGGAACTCTGCGGGCGGGTTGTCGCGCTGGAAAAGGGAAAAATAATCGCTCTCGGAGAGACCGAGACCGTTCTCAAAAGCAAAAAAATTCTGGAGGAATTTTATTGATATGGCAAAAGAACTGCTGAATCAAAAAGAAATCTTGCATTTGCTGCAAAAGGTAAAGACAGGGGAAGTGAGCCCCGAAGGCGCGCTCGATCAACTTCAGCTGAAACCTTTTTCGGATTTGGGCTACGCCCGGATCGATTATCACCGGCCGCTGCGGCAGGGCGCGGGCGAAGTGATTTTCGGAAAAGGAAAAACGCCGGAACAGATCGCGGGGATTCTTGGCGACATGCGGGAAAACGGCATGAAGAATATCCTGCTGACCCGCGTATCAGCGGAAGCGGTCGATTATCTGACGGCCGAAGGGTTCGCCTTGATCTATCACGCGGCGCCCTGTCTGGCGGTGGTCTTTCCCGACGACAGCGTTGAAAAAAAAGGCAATATCGTTGTGGCCACCGGCGGGACCAGCGACATTCCGGTCTCCGAAGAGGCGGCTCTGACGGCGGAGACCCTCGGAAACAAAGTCACAAGACTCTATGACGTCGGCGTCGCGGGGCTGCACAGGCTTCTTTCCCGGCATGAGGACCTGATCCACGCCCGGGTCATTGTGGCCGTGGCGGGCATGGAAGGCGCTCTTGCCAGCGTCATTGGCGGCCTTGTCCATTGTCCTGTCATCGCGGTCCCGACCAGCGTGGGCTACGGGGCAAGCTTCGGGGGACTTTCGGCGCTGCTGGCCATGCTCAATTCCTGCGCCAGCGGCGTTTCCGTCGTCAACATCGACAACGGCTTCGGCGCGGGCTTTCTCGCCAGCCGCATCAATCAAATGGAGGGGATCCGATGAAAACGCTCTATCTCGAATGCAATATGGGGGCGGCGGGCGATATGCTGACGGCGGCGCTGCTGGAAATTTGCGAAAATCCCGATGAAATTCAGGAAAAAATCAACGCCCTCGGTCTTCCGGGGGTCCGGATGGAAGCGGAAACGCTGACCCGTTCCGGAATCCGGGGAACCCATGTATCCGTAAAAATCGACGGCGAAATTGAATCTGCGAACGCCCATGAATTTAGACATAAACATGAACACGAGAAGCCTGAACACATGAAAGAACATGAGCACGTTCATGAACACATCCGCGATCATGAGAAACATGAGCACGTCCGCGATCATGAACATACACATGAACACATCCACGATCACGAAGGGCATGCGCGCGAGCATGACCATCACGCGCATCACAGTCATTCCTCCATGGCCGATATTACCGAAAAAATTAACGCGTTTCCGCTGTCGGACAAAGTGAAGCGAGACGTCCTCGCGGTGTACCGCATTATTGCCGAAGCCGAAAGCGCCGTCCACGGAAAGCCCGTCGCACAAATCCATTTTCACGAAGTGGGGGAACTGGACGCCATCGCCGATATTACCGCGGTCTGCCTCCTGATGGAACAACTCGCCGCCGAGCGCATCGTTGTCTCTCCGGTGCATACGGGGAGCGGCTTTGTACGCTGCGCCCACGGTCTTCTGCCGGTACCGGCGCCGGCGACGGAATTGATTCTGCGGGGAATCCCCAATTACGGCGGCGGCATAAAAGGCGAACTCTGTACCCCTACGGGGGCGGCGTTATTGCGCTATTTCGCGACGGAATTCGGCGACAAACCCGTCATGCGCGTCACGAAAACCGGTTACGGCATGGGAACGAAGGAATTTGCGGCCGTCAACTGCGTCCGGGCCTTTTGGGGAGAGACGGCCGAGGGGACAGCCGCCAATGAAATCATCGCGGAACTCACCTGCAATCTGGACGACATGACCGGCGAAGCGCTGGGCTACGCGATGGATCTGCTGTTTCGGGAAGGGGCCCTCGACGTTTATACTTCCCCGATTCAAATGAAAAAAAACCGGCCCGGCGTTTTGCTGACCTGCCTGTGCGAAGCGGAAAAAGCAAATCACTTTGCCCAATTGATCCTGAGGCACACCACAACATTGGGGCTTCGGAAAAAGATCTGCGAAAAATTCATGCTGAAGCGGGAATTTGAGACGCTTAAGACCCCCTGGGGCGACATCCGGATCAAGAAAAGCAGCGGGTACGGGACGTCCAAAAGCAAGGCGGAATATGAGGACGTGGTAAAAATCGCTGAAAAGAGCGGATTGTCCTATGAGGAAATCCTCGCCCTCGCGAAGAAATGAAGGATTGCGACAAGGAGAGCGATCAGCGAACAGCAGGGGAAATTTGCAGGAAGAAAGGAGATATCATGACACTAGAGGAAAAATATGAAAAACTGAAAGCGTATCTGAGGGAGTTGGGAAGCGTCGCCGTGGCCTTTTCAAGCGGCGTGGACTCCACGTTTTTGCTGAAAACGGCCCATGACGAGCTTGGCGACAAGGCCATCGCGGTCACGGCCCGTTCCTGTTCCTTTCCCAAGCGGGAATTGAACGAAGCCGTCGCTTTTTGCGAAAAGGAAGGCATCCGCCATTTTCTCTGCGATTCGGAAGAACTGGACATTGAAGGCTTTTCTCAAAATCCCGTGAACCGCTGCTATTTGTGCAAAAATGAGCTTTTCACAAAGATCTGGGACGTGGCCCGGGAAAACGGCGTCGCCTGGGTCGTAGAGGGCTCCAATATGGATGACGCCGGAGACTACCGGCCGGGGCTCATTGCCGTCAAAGAACAGGGCGTCAAAAGCCCCCTGCGCCACGCGGAGCTCCATAAAGAAGAGATCCGGGAATTATCAAGGCGGATAGGTCTTCCGACCTGGGACAAGCAATCCTTTGCCTGCCTCTCGTCCCGCTTTCCATACGGAGAGCGGATCGACGCCGAAAGACTCGGCATGATCGACAGGGCCGAGCAGTTGTTGCTGGATCTGGGGCTCCGGCAGGTCCGGGTTCGCCACCACGGCAATCTCGCCCGGATCGAGACCGACGAAGCGGGCTTTCGGACGCTCATGGATTTTGAGACAAGAAAAAAAGTACACGCCGCTTTCAAGGAAATCGGGTATACTTATATTGCCCTTGACCTCTTGGGCTACCGGACGGGCAGTATGAACGAGACGCTTACGCCGGACCAAGTTTTCGCGAAATAGAGGGAATCTCATTGAGTAGACAACGCTGCCGCAAGAAACATCCGGACCGCAGTGGAGGT
This genomic interval carries:
- a CDS encoding energy-coupling factor ABC transporter ATP-binding protein, giving the protein MLTIEHLSVTYPDGTRAISDFNLTVSEGEIAGIIGNNGAGKTSLFLSLVGILPAEGEVVAAGLRLEKKNLEALRRKVGFVFQDPDDQLFMPDIYEDIAFGPRSAGLPEEEVREKVARILKELGIEHLAQRSPLKLSNGEKRMAAIATALVSDPEILLLDEPTAFLDPGARRRLLSFLKTLRHTILVASHDIPFVEELCGRVVALEKGKIIALGETETVLKSKKILEEFY
- the larB gene encoding nickel pincer cofactor biosynthesis protein LarB — protein: MAKELLNQKEILHLLQKVKTGEVSPEGALDQLQLKPFSDLGYARIDYHRPLRQGAGEVIFGKGKTPEQIAGILGDMRENGMKNILLTRVSAEAVDYLTAEGFALIYHAAPCLAVVFPDDSVEKKGNIVVATGGTSDIPVSEEAALTAETLGNKVTRLYDVGVAGLHRLLSRHEDLIHARVIVAVAGMEGALASVIGGLVHCPVIAVPTSVGYGASFGGLSALLAMLNSCASGVSVVNIDNGFGAGFLASRINQMEGIR
- the larC gene encoding nickel pincer cofactor biosynthesis protein LarC, which produces MKTLYLECNMGAAGDMLTAALLEICENPDEIQEKINALGLPGVRMEAETLTRSGIRGTHVSVKIDGEIESANAHEFRHKHEHEKPEHMKEHEHVHEHIRDHEKHEHVRDHEHTHEHIHDHEGHAREHDHHAHHSHSSMADITEKINAFPLSDKVKRDVLAVYRIIAEAESAVHGKPVAQIHFHEVGELDAIADITAVCLLMEQLAAERIVVSPVHTGSGFVRCAHGLLPVPAPATELILRGIPNYGGGIKGELCTPTGAALLRYFATEFGDKPVMRVTKTGYGMGTKEFAAVNCVRAFWGETAEGTAANEIIAELTCNLDDMTGEALGYAMDLLFREGALDVYTSPIQMKKNRPGVLLTCLCEAEKANHFAQLILRHTTTLGLRKKICEKFMLKREFETLKTPWGDIRIKKSSGYGTSKSKAEYEDVVKIAEKSGLSYEEILALAKK
- the larE gene encoding ATP-dependent sacrificial sulfur transferase LarE; translated protein: MTLEEKYEKLKAYLRELGSVAVAFSSGVDSTFLLKTAHDELGDKAIAVTARSCSFPKRELNEAVAFCEKEGIRHFLCDSEELDIEGFSQNPVNRCYLCKNELFTKIWDVARENGVAWVVEGSNMDDAGDYRPGLIAVKEQGVKSPLRHAELHKEEIRELSRRIGLPTWDKQSFACLSSRFPYGERIDAERLGMIDRAEQLLLDLGLRQVRVRHHGNLARIETDEAGFRTLMDFETRKKVHAAFKEIGYTYIALDLLGYRTGSMNETLTPDQVFAK